One Pagrus major chromosome 11, Pma_NU_1.0 genomic region harbors:
- the haus8 gene encoding HAUS augmin-like complex subunit 8: protein MASRRKTTVPSSLKSVSTDAKSSKSVNNATKANNSGAGKKSVKPSGTIVKSRYMQAAEKTSLSKSNSLTNESMAAPQRPSSPKPSGVKPKVGTPPRRSLAPQALAASRMSCDTEPSLLGRSILQSTFSDGHCHRPDFDISVIKDKTVIEKAVEPERNPENEKRQLEMHTFLLAYLTAKMESNTAKLKAEAEARILQEMEEEEALHNEVQEKKRQYLLMEKERLVNEMLDLQIAALTPVAEAAKQFTKDYKSFATAVDTTRHELPVKNFYIDGDRREFLDKAEACLKESEKLLVECTEGDYKDNSTSLECLREMKMTSKDISQQVSGAFSELLEMSSLVCRHTIHVQQSTEEERLGTARTQELYCLKQ from the exons ATGGCGTCGAGACGAAAAACAACAGTGCCAAGTAGTTTAAAAAGTGTCTCCACTGACGCTAAAAG ctcgAAAAGCGTGAACAATGCTACTAAAGCAAACAACAGTGGAGCTGGGAAGAAAAGTGTCAAAC CATCTGGGACTATTGTCAAGTCTCGATATATGCAGGCTGCTGAGAAGACATCTCTTTCAAAG AGTAATTCGCTGACAAATGAGTCTATGGCTGCGCCGCAGAGGCCTTCCTCACCAAAACCCAGTGGTGTCAAACCAAAGGTGGGCACTCCACCAAGACGCTCATTGGCCCCACAGGCTCTAGCAGCAT CAAGGATGTCATGTGACACTGAACCGTCACTGCTTGGGAGAAGTATTCTACAATCCACTTTCTCAGATGGACACTGCCATCGACCAGATTTTGATATTTCAGTTATTAAAG ATAAAACAGTGATTGAAAAAGCAGTTGAACCTGAGAGAAATCCAGAGAATGAGAAGAGGCAACTTGAGATGCATACATTCCTCCTGGCCTACCTCACAGCTAAA ATGGAGAGCAATACTGCGAAGCTCAAGGCCGAGGCCGAGGCAAGGATCctgcaggagatggaggaagaagaggcatTGCATAATGAGGTTCAGGAGAAGAAGCGCCAGTACCTCCTCATGGAGAAGGAAAGGCTAGTGAATGAGATGCTGGATTTGCAG aTTGCTGCACTGACCCCTGTGGCTGAAGCTGCCAAGCAGTTCACAAAAGACTACAAGTCTTTTGCCACAGCTGTTGACACCACCCGACATGAGCTGCCTGTCAAGAATTTCTACATTGACGGGGACAGAAGGGAATTTCTAG ATAAAGCTGAGGCTTGCCTGAAGGAGAGTGAGAAGTTGCTGGTGGAGTGCACAGAGGGTGATTATAAAGACAACAGCACTTCTCTTGAGTGCCTAagggaaatgaaaatgacatcaAAGGATATCAGTCAGCAAGTATCAGG GGCATTTTCAGAGCTGCTGGAGATGTCATCATTGGTCTGCCGCCACACAATCCATGTCCAGCAGTCCACAGAGGAAGAACGGCTTGGCACTGCCAGAACCCAAGAGCTCTATTGTCTCAAACAGTGA